In the Catharus ustulatus isolate bCatUst1 chromosome 18, bCatUst1.pri.v2, whole genome shotgun sequence genome, one interval contains:
- the YWHAH gene encoding 14-3-3 protein eta produces MGDREQLLQRARLAEQAERYDDMASAMKSVTELNEPLSNEDRNLLSVAYKNVVGARRSSWRVISSIEQKTMADGNEKKLEKVKAYREKIEKELETVCNDVLALLDKYLIKNCNDFQYESKVFYLKMKGDYYRYLAEVAAGEKKNSVVEASEAAYKEAFEISKEHMQPTHPIRLGLALNFSVFYYEIQNAPEQACLLAKQAFDDAIAELDTLNEDSYKDSTLIMQLLRDNLTLWTSDQQDEEAGEGNN; encoded by the exons ATGGGGGACcgagagcagctgctgcagagagcccgCCTGGCCGAGCAGGCGGAGAGATACGATGACATGGCCTCGGCCATGAAGTCG GTAACTGAGCTGAATGAGCCCCTCTCAAATGAGGACAGAAACCTGCTGTCTGTAGCCTACAAGAATGTAGTCGGGGCTAGGCGATCCTCCTGGCGCGTCATCAGCAGCATAGAGCAGAAGACCATGGCAGATGGCAATGAGAAGAAGCTGGAGAAGGTTAAAGCCTATAGGGAGAAGATAGAAAAGGAGCTCGAGACAGTCTGCAATGATGTTTTGGCTCTCCTAGATAAATACTTGATCAAGAACTGCAATGACTTCCAGTATGAGAGCAAGGTCTTTTACCTGAAAATGAAGGGGGATTACTACCGCTATTTGGCAGAAGTCGCTGCTGGAGAGAAGAAGAACAGTGTGGTGGAAGCCTCAGAAGCTGCCTACAAAGAGGCTTTTGAAATCAGCAAAGAGCACATGCAGCCCACTCACCCCATTAGGCTTGGGCTGGCACTCAATTTCTCAGTGTTCTACTATGAAATCCAGAATGCCCCTGAGCAGGCCTGCCTTTTAGCCAAACAAGCCTTTGATGATGCCATAGCAGAGCTGGACACACTAAATGAGGATTCCTACAAGGACTCCACTCTCATCATGCAGCTACTTCGAGATAACCTCACTCTGTGGACGAGTGATCAGCAGGATGAAGAAGCAGGAGAGGGCAATAATTAA